The Cinclus cinclus chromosome 18, bCinCin1.1, whole genome shotgun sequence genome has a segment encoding these proteins:
- the TRPC4AP gene encoding short transient receptor potential channel 4-associated protein isoform X2, with translation MEAMVYVTEDRKAAQESSFPNTYTFDLFGGVDLLVEILMRPTLITQKKKQKISDDLIKDCLSILYNTCICTEGVTRRLAERNDFVLFLFTLMTNKKTFLQTATLIEDILGVKKEMIQLDDIPNLASLVSSFDQQQLANFCRILAVTISELDTGSDDKHTLLAKNAQQKKNLGPSRAEINQATLLNIPGFIERLCKLATRKVSETTGTSSFLQELEEWYTWLDNALVLDALMRVANEEAEQSSTESSDESGLANTSTRTQLPQSMKIMHEIMYKLEVLYVLCVLLMGRQRNQVHKMIAEFRLIPGLNNLFDKLIWRKHSASALVLHGHNQNCDCSPDITLKIQFLRLLQSFSDHHENKYLLLNSQELNELSAISHKANIPEVDAVVNTDRSLVCDGKRGLLTRLLQVMKKEPAESSFRFWQARAVESFLRGTTSYADQMFLLKRGLLEHILYCIVDSECKSRDVLQSYFDLLGELMKFNIDAFKRFNKYINTDEKFQIFLNQINSSLVDSNMLVRCITLSLDRFENQSDAKVAEVLSECRLLSYMSQMSMRMSFLFRLINIIHVQTLTQENVSCLNTSLVILMLARRKEKLPFYLRTLQQMEYTEKYPGFILNNFHSLLRFWQQHYLNKDKDSTCLENSSCISFTYWKETVSILLSPDRTSPCAIVSYIDEAYMDIDRDFSEE, from the exons cttttaGTAGAAATTCTTATGAGACCAACTCTTattacacagaaaaagaagcagaaaa TTAGTGATGACCTCATCAAGGACTGTTTAAGCATACTGTACAACACCTGTATATGT ACCGAAGGGGTCACGAGGCGGCTGGCAGAGAGAAACGACTTCGTGCTGTTCCTGTTTACACTGATGACTAACAAAAAGACATTCCTGCAAACTGCAACGCTCATCGAAGATATCCTGGGAGTTAAAAAG GAAATGATCCAGCTGGATGATATTCCCAACCTGGCCAGCCTGGTGTCCAGCTTtgaccagcagcagctggccaACTTCTGCAGGATCCTGGCTGTCACCATCTCCGAGCTGGACACAGGCAGTGATGACAAGCACACGCTTCTGGCCAAAAatgcccagcagaaaaaaaacttgGGCCCTTCCCGAGCTGAAATTAATCAAG ctacaCTTCTGAATATTCCAGGCTTCATTGAGCGGTTGTGCAAACTGGCCACACGGAAGGTGTCTGAAACAACAGGGACTTCCAgcttcctgcaggagctggaggagtgGTACACCTGGCTGGACAATGCCCTCGTGCTGGATGCGCTGATGAGAGTGGCAAATgaagaggcagagcagagtAGCACAG AGTCTTCAGATGAGAGTGGACTGGCCAACACCTCCACAAGGACACAGCTGCCCCAGTCCATGAAGATCATGCACGAGATCATGTACAAGCTGGAGGTGCTGTATGTTCTCTGTGTGCTGCTCATGGGCAGGCAGAGGAATCAG gttcATAAAATGATAGCAGAGTTCAGACTCATTCCTGGCCTCAATAACCTGTTTGACAAACTCATCTGGAGGAAGCACTCAGCCTCAGCCCTGGTTCTGCATGGACACAACCAGAACTGCGACTGCAGCCCG GATATTACTTTGAAGATACAATTCTTGAGGCTTCTTCAGAGCTTCAGTGACCACCATGA GAACAAGTATCTCCTTTTGAACAGCCAGGAACTGAATGAGCTGAGTGCAATCTCCCATAAAGCCAACATCCCTGAAGTGGATGCAGTTGTCAACACTGACAG GAGCCTTGTCTGTGATGGGAAGAGAGGTTTGCTGACCAGACTGCTTCAGGTCATGAAGAAGGAACCCGCAGAATCCTCCTTCAG GTTTTGGCAAGCAAGGGCTGTTGAAAGTTTCCTGCGAGGCACCACCTCCTATGCAGACCAGATGTTCCTCCTCAAGAGAGGACTCCTGGAG CATATCCTCTACTGCATTGTTGATAGTGAGTGCAAGTCACGGGATGTGCTTCAGAGTTACTTTGACCTTCTGGGAGAGCTGATGAAATTCAATATTGATGCATTCAAGAGGTTCAACAAGTACATCAACACAGATGAGAAg ttccagatatttttaaatcagaTCAACAGCTCTCTGGTGGACTCAAACATGCTCGTTCGCTGCATCACACTGTCCCTGGACCGCTTTGAGAATCAGTCTGATGCTAAAG TTGCAGAAGTCCTGTCCGAGTGCCGCCTGCTGTCCTACATGTCCCAGATGTCCATGAGAATGTCCTTCCTCTTCCGTCTCATCAACATTATCCACGTGCAGACACTTACACAG GAAAATGTCAGTTGTTTGAACACAAGTTTAGTTATCCTAATGCTGGCCcgaaggaaagaaaagctccCTTTTTATCTGCGCACCTTGCAACAGATggaatacacagaaaaataccCTGGCTTCATCCTGAACAACTTCCACAGTCTCCTGCGATTCTGGCAGCAGCATTACCTCAACAAGGATAAAGACAGCACCTGCTTAGAAAAT AGCTCCTGTATTAGTTTTACCTACTGGAAAGAGACTGTTTCGATACTGCTCAGTCCGGACCGGACGTCCCCCTGTGCCATAGTCAGCTACATCGACGAGGCGTACATGGACATTGACAGAGACTTTTCTGAGGAGTAA